The Toxorhynchites rutilus septentrionalis strain SRP chromosome 3, ASM2978413v1, whole genome shotgun sequence genome includes a region encoding these proteins:
- the LOC129776650 gene encoding DNA replication complex GINS protein PSF1-like, whose translation MSVDRGFELVRELTRSTETIPPFNDNGLRSVLEDINKIFENNHENAISYHRTGEQRFYPVVMYRHFSIQRQKRCALVYLYNRLQKLKKIRWHLGATLPADIKANLNDYELQWYNNYSKILANYMMTIGDGQGLNLTNDIKPPKSLFIEVRCLVDYGKFELESGEIILLKKNSQHYLPKLQCESLIRQGILQHIV comes from the exons ATGTCTGTCGATAGAGGTTTCGAGTTGGTCAGAGAGTTGACCCGTTCGACCGAAACTATTCCACCGTTCAAT gATAATGGTCTTCGGTCTGTTTTAGAAGAcatcaataaaatttttgagAATAACCATGAAAATGC TATATCGTACCATAGAACAGGAGAGCAAAGATTTTATCCGGTAGTCATGTATCGACACTTTTCAATTCAGCGTCAGAAGCGTTGCGCCCTTGTTTACTTGTACAATCGCCTACAGAAGCTAAAGAAGATTCGTTGGCATCTGGGTGCCACCCTCCCAGCCGACATCAAAGCCAATCTCAACGATTACGAGTTGCAGTGGTACAATAACTACTCGAAAATACTAGCTAACTACATGATGACAATTGGCGACGGACAAGGACTGAATCTCACAAACGATATCAAACCTCCGAAGTCTCTGTTCATAGAAGTTCGCTGTCTGGTTGACTACGGAAAGTTCGAACTGGAGAGTGGCGAAATTATCCTGCTGAAGAAGAACAGCCAGCACTATTTACCGAAGTTGCAGTGCGAGTCGCTCATCCGGCAGGGCATTTTGCAACACattgtttga